Within the Vicinamibacteria bacterium genome, the region GCGGCTTTGACTGCCGGCTGGACACGAGTGCCCGTGGACCTCCGCGACGTCGGGGACGAGGAGTTGGTGGAGGTGACCCTGATCGAGAACTTGCGGCGGGGGGAGCTGGGGCCGCTGCAGCAGGCCCAGGCGATCGAACGCCTCCAGAGACAACTCAATCAGACCCAGATCGCACTCCGTCTCTCTTGCAGCCGCTCTACCATCTCAAACACGCTCCGCCTCCTTGGTCTCTCCCGGGCCGTTCGCGATTTCCTCGATGCGGGGCGCATCACGGCCGGCCACGCCCGGCCGCTCCTGGGTCTACTCGAAGACCAACAGAAGACACTGGCCCTGGAGGCAGCGCAAAAGCGGCTTTCCGTCCGCGCCGTGGAAGTCCGGGCCGCGAAGTTCCGTGCCGCCCTCCCCTCTCGCCGCCGCTCCCCCAAGGATCCCAACACCCGAGCCGCCGAGGAGCGTCTGCACTCGGTGATAGGCGCCCGGAT harbors:
- a CDS encoding ParB/RepB/Spo0J family partition protein; this translates as MNQAAPQSSETAGPRDLGEVPLSLLDANPFIPAGAQDGSRVEQLAARLRQGGGLESLLVRARGKRYEVLAGEIRRRAALTAGWTRVPVDLRDVGDEELVEVTLIENLRRGELGPLQQAQAIERLQRQLNQTQIALRLSCSRSTISNTLRLLGLSRAVRDFLDAGRITAGHARPLLGLLEDQQKTLALEAAQKRLSVRAVEVRAAKFRAALPSRRRSPKDPNTRAAEERLHSVIGARIEIHRRQKGGTVRLHFATENELNRIYETLMRLRRPK